A stretch of the Vigna radiata var. radiata cultivar VC1973A chromosome 7, Vradiata_ver6, whole genome shotgun sequence genome encodes the following:
- the LOC106768763 gene encoding CBL-interacting serine/threonine-protein kinase 6 — MSEKEKGVGEGQSTLLHGKYELGRVLGHGTFAKVYHARNLKTGQHVAMKVVGKEKVIKVGMMEQVKREISVMKMVKHSNIVELHEVMASKSKIYIAMELVRGGELFNKVSKGRLKEDVARLYFQQLISAVDFCHSRGVYHRDLKPENLLLDEHGNLKVSDFGLTAFSDHLKEDGLLHTTCGTPAYVSPEVIAKKGYDGAKADIWSCGVILYVLLAGFLPFQDDNLVAMYKKIYRGDFKCPPWFSAEARRLVTRLLDPNPNSRISISKVMESSWFKKPVPRKVEEVAKVDLEEMCERPATMNAFHIISLSEGFDLSPLFEEKKREEMRFATAGTPSSVISRLEEVAKAGKFDVKSSETKVRLQGQERGRKGKLAIAADIYAVTPSFMVVEVKKDNGDTLEYNQFCSKQLRPALKDIFWNSPQNSTPAIVLE; from the coding sequence atgagtgagaaagagaaaggagtgGGCGAGGGACAATCGACGTTGTTGCACGGGAAGTACGAGCTCGGTAGAGTGTTGGGGCATGGAACGTTCGCGAAGGTGTACCACGCGCGGAACCTTAAGACGGGGCAGCACGTGGCCATGAAGGTGGTGGGGAAGGAGAAGGTGATAAAGGTTGGGATGATGGAGCAGGTAAAGAGGGAGATCTCGGTGATGAAAATGGTGAAACACTCCAACATCGTCGAACTCCACGAAGTCATGGCCAGCAAGTCCAAGATCTACATCGCCATGGAGCTCGTGCGCGGCGGAGAGCTCTTCAACAAGGTCTCCAAAGGTCGGTTGAAGGAGGACGTCGCCAGACTCTACTTCCAGCAGTTGATCTCCGCGGTCGACTTTTGCCACAGCCGCGGCGTCTACCACCGCGACCTCAAGCCGGAGAACCTCCTCCTCGACGAACACGGCAATCTCAAGGTCTCCGACTTCGGACTCACCGCCTTCTCCGACCACCTCAAGGAGGATGGACTGCTGCACACCACGTGCGGCACGCCCGCCTACGTGTCGCCGGAGGTCATAGCGAAGAAAGGGTACGACGGTGCCAAGGCTGACATATGGTCGTGTGGGGTCATCCTCTACGTCCTCCTGGCAGGGTTTTTACCCTTTCAGGATGATAATTTGGTTGCCATGTATAAGAAAATTTACAGAGGAGACTTCAAGTGTCCACCTTGGTTTTCAGCGGAGGCGAGAAGGCTTGTTACCAGACTCCTCGACCCCAACCCGAATTCCCGGATTAGTATAAGTAAAGTCATGGAGTCTTCCTGGTTTAAGAAACCGGTGCCGAGGAAGGTGGAGGAGGTGGCGAAGGTGGATTTGGAGGAGATGTGTGAGAGGCCTGCCACCATGAACGCGTTTCACATAATCTCGTTGTCGGAGGGGTTTGATTTGTCGCCCCTGTTTGAGGAGAAGAAGAGGGAGGAGATGAGGTTCGCAACGGCGGGGACGCCCAGCAGCGTGATATCACGGCTGGAGGAGGTGGCGAAGGCGGGGAAGTTCGACGTGAAAAGTAGCGAGACGAAGGTAAGGCTTCAGGGGCAGGAGCGTGGGAGGAAGGGAAAGCTGGCTATTGCGGCGGATATTTACGCCGTGACACCGTCCTTTATGGTggtggaagtgaagaaggacaATGGAGATACCCTGGAGTACAACCAGTTCTGCAGCAAGCAGCTTCGTCCTGCGCTTAAAGACATCTTCTGGAATTCCCCACAGAATTCCACACCTGCAATAGTGCTTGAATGA